Proteins from a single region of Pseudomonas sp. 10S4:
- a CDS encoding amidohydrolase produces MNADLILFNGQFHTVDREKPLASAVAIKDGRFVAVGNDGEAMALRGSGTQVIDLKGRCVIPGLNDSHLHLIRGGLNYNLELRWEGVPSLVDALRMLKDQADRTPTPQWVRVVGGWNEFQFAEKRMPTLEELNQAAPDTPVFVLHLYDRALLNRAALRVAGYTRDTPNPPGGEIVRDANGNPTGMLVARPNAMILYSTLAKGPKLPLEYQVNSTRQFMRELNRLGLTSAIDAGGGFQNYPDDYQVIEQLAKDQQLTIRIAYNLFTQKPKEELSDFKNWTSSVTLHQGDDYLRHNGAGEMLVFSAADFEDFLEPRPDLPQTMEDELEPVVRHLVEQRWPFRLHATYNESISRMLDVFEKVNRDIPFNGLPWFFDHAETITPQNIERVRALGGGIAIQDRMAFQGEYFVERYGAKAAEATPPIKRMLAEGLPVGAGTDATRVSSYNPWTSLYWMVSGRTVGGLELHAEGLSRLTALELFTHGSAWFSSEQGKKGQIKVGQLADVAALSADFFSVDEEAIKWIESVLTVVGGKVVYAAGDFEKLGPASVPVLPDWSPVVKVPGHWRPTSPMQAQVHHCSGPCGVHSHSHEKARLSNAPVSDFAGFWGAFGCSCFAF; encoded by the coding sequence ATGAACGCCGATCTGATTTTATTCAATGGCCAATTCCACACCGTCGACCGCGAGAAGCCGTTGGCCAGCGCGGTGGCAATCAAGGACGGGCGCTTTGTCGCGGTCGGTAACGACGGCGAAGCCATGGCCCTGCGCGGTTCGGGGACGCAGGTCATCGACCTCAAGGGCCGCTGCGTCATTCCCGGCCTAAACGACTCGCACTTGCACCTGATTCGTGGCGGCTTGAACTACAACCTCGAACTGCGCTGGGAAGGCGTACCTTCGTTGGTCGATGCCCTGCGCATGCTCAAGGATCAAGCCGACCGCACACCAACGCCGCAATGGGTGCGGGTGGTCGGTGGCTGGAACGAATTCCAGTTCGCCGAAAAACGCATGCCGACCCTCGAAGAACTCAACCAGGCTGCCCCGGACACCCCGGTATTTGTGCTGCACCTCTACGACCGCGCCTTGCTCAACCGCGCCGCCCTGCGTGTCGCCGGTTACACCCGCGACACGCCGAACCCGCCCGGCGGCGAAATCGTGCGTGATGCCAACGGTAACCCGACCGGCATGCTGGTCGCCCGTCCAAACGCGATGATTCTCTACTCGACGCTGGCCAAAGGGCCGAAGTTGCCGCTGGAATATCAGGTCAACTCGACCCGCCAATTCATGCGTGAACTCAATCGCCTCGGCTTGACCAGCGCCATCGATGCCGGCGGCGGTTTCCAGAATTATCCGGACGATTATCAGGTGATCGAGCAGTTGGCCAAGGATCAGCAACTGACGATCCGTATTGCCTACAACTTGTTCACCCAGAAGCCCAAGGAAGAGCTCAGCGACTTCAAGAACTGGACGTCGAGCGTGACCCTGCACCAGGGCGACGACTACCTGCGGCACAACGGCGCCGGGGAAATGCTGGTGTTCTCGGCAGCGGATTTCGAGGACTTCCTCGAACCGCGCCCGGACCTGCCGCAAACCATGGAAGACGAGCTGGAGCCGGTGGTTCGCCACTTGGTCGAGCAGCGTTGGCCGTTCCGTTTGCACGCGACCTACAACGAATCCATCAGCCGCATGCTCGACGTGTTCGAGAAGGTCAACCGTGACATTCCGTTCAACGGTTTGCCGTGGTTTTTCGACCACGCCGAAACCATTACCCCGCAGAACATCGAGCGGGTGAGGGCGCTGGGGGGCGGTATTGCAATTCAGGACCGGATGGCGTTCCAGGGCGAATATTTCGTCGAGCGTTACGGTGCCAAAGCCGCCGAAGCGACCCCGCCGATCAAGCGCATGTTGGCCGAAGGCCTACCGGTCGGCGCCGGCACCGACGCCACGCGGGTATCGAGCTACAACCCCTGGACTTCGCTGTACTGGATGGTCAGCGGCCGCACCGTTGGCGGCCTGGAGCTACACGCCGAAGGCCTGTCGCGGCTGACCGCGCTGGAGCTGTTCACCCACGGCAGCGCCTGGTTCTCGTCCGAGCAGGGCAAGAAAGGCCAGATCAAGGTCGGCCAATTGGCAGACGTTGCGGCCCTGAGCGCCGACTTCTTCAGCGTCGATGAAGAAGCGATCAAGTGGATCGAGTCGGTGTTGACCGTGGTTGGCGGCAAAGTGGTGTATGCCGCCGGGGACTTCGAAAAACTTGGCCCGGCCAGCGTGCCGGTACTGCCGGACTGGTCGCCGGTGGTGAAAGTCCCGGGTCACTGGCGCCCGACCTCGCCGATGCAGGCTCAGGTTCACCATTGCAGCGGGCCGTGCGGCGTGCATTCCCACAGCCATGAAAAGGCGCGCTTGTCGAATGCGCCGGTGAGCGATTTTGCGGGTTTCTGGGGCGCCTTTGGCTGCTCGTGCTTTGCCTTCTGA
- the ycaC gene encoding isochorismate family cysteine hydrolase YcaC, producing MSNVPYKRLNKDDAVVLLVDHQTGLISLVQDFSPNEFKNNVLALADLAKFFKLPTILTTSFENGPNGPMVPELKELFPDAPYIPRPGQINAWDNADFVKAVKDTGRKQLIIAGVVTDVCVTFPTLSALAEGFEVFVVTDASGTFNETVQQAAWARMSAAGAQLVNWFSVACELQGDWRNDMEGLANLLSPRIPNYRNLMNSYSVLTSK from the coding sequence ATGAGCAACGTTCCGTACAAACGTCTGAACAAAGATGACGCGGTGGTCTTGCTGGTCGACCACCAGACTGGCCTGATCTCGCTGGTGCAGGATTTCTCGCCCAACGAATTCAAGAACAACGTGCTGGCCCTCGCGGACCTCGCCAAGTTCTTCAAACTGCCGACCATCCTCACCACCAGCTTCGAAAACGGCCCGAACGGCCCGATGGTGCCGGAGCTCAAGGAACTGTTCCCGGACGCGCCGTACATCCCGCGTCCAGGCCAGATCAACGCTTGGGACAACGCAGACTTCGTCAAAGCCGTTAAAGACACTGGCCGCAAGCAGTTGATCATTGCCGGTGTGGTGACGGATGTGTGCGTGACGTTCCCAACCTTGTCGGCCCTGGCCGAAGGCTTCGAAGTGTTTGTGGTGACTGACGCTTCGGGCACTTTCAACGAAACCGTGCAACAAGCCGCTTGGGCGCGTATGTCGGCGGCCGGTGCACAACTGGTCAACTGGTTCTCGGTAGCGTGCGAGCTGCAAGGCGACTGGCGCAACGACATGGAAGGCCTGGCGAACCTGCTGTCGCCGCGCATTCCGAACTATCGCAACCTGATGAACAGCTATTCGGTGTTGACCTCGAAATAA
- a CDS encoding sigma-54-dependent transcriptional regulator, with amino-acid sequence MGHSILLVEDDEILAENIQTYLERNDFEVTVCHSAEDALEQLGAFVPDVVLTDNALPGMSGHDLIQKLRISAPDLKVIMMTGYGNVEDAVMAMEEGAFHYVTKPVALPVLKLLLDKAQATDRMERMLSFYQEREAQKSGVQALIGESAAMHSLKNTIGQMLDTERRKANTELPPVLVEGESGAGKELVARALHFDGPRAKGPFIEFNCASIPSNLVESELFGHEKGAFADARDRRVGLVEAADGGTLFLDDVGEMDLLLQAKLLKLLEDRTICRVGSVKERKVDVRVISATQCNLEQMVQQGKFRRDLFFRLRIISIKVPRLHARGQDVLLLARHFLAIHGKRYGKPRLCFSVQAEELLLSYTWPGNVRELRNMLEQTVLLTQSDTIAAHQLNICLNLMDEPLMLPEPPYSEPRPTRNGAESMNLPQVERDRMRKMLDKTDWNVTKSARLLGLSRDMLRYRIEKLGLERPDKRQW; translated from the coding sequence ATGGGGCACAGCATACTGCTGGTCGAGGATGACGAAATCCTCGCCGAGAACATTCAGACTTACCTGGAGCGCAACGACTTCGAGGTAACGGTCTGCCACTCGGCCGAGGACGCACTGGAGCAACTGGGTGCCTTTGTCCCGGACGTGGTGCTGACCGACAACGCGCTGCCGGGCATGAGCGGTCACGATCTGATCCAGAAGCTGCGCATCAGCGCGCCGGATCTGAAGGTGATCATGATGACCGGTTACGGCAACGTTGAAGACGCCGTGATGGCGATGGAAGAGGGCGCGTTCCATTACGTCACCAAACCGGTGGCCCTGCCCGTGCTCAAGTTGCTGCTGGACAAGGCCCAGGCCACCGACCGGATGGAGCGCATGCTGTCGTTCTACCAGGAACGCGAGGCGCAGAAGTCCGGAGTGCAGGCGTTGATCGGCGAATCGGCGGCGATGCATTCCCTGAAAAACACCATCGGCCAGATGCTCGACACCGAGCGCCGCAAGGCCAACACCGAGCTGCCGCCAGTATTGGTGGAAGGTGAAAGCGGCGCCGGCAAGGAACTGGTGGCCCGGGCGCTGCACTTCGACGGCCCGCGCGCCAAGGGTCCGTTTATCGAATTCAACTGCGCTTCGATTCCGTCCAACCTGGTGGAGTCAGAACTGTTCGGCCACGAGAAGGGCGCCTTCGCCGACGCCAGGGACCGTCGGGTCGGGCTGGTGGAAGCCGCCGACGGCGGGACGCTGTTTCTTGATGACGTCGGCGAGATGGATCTGTTGCTGCAGGCCAAACTGCTGAAACTGCTGGAAGACCGGACTATTTGCCGGGTCGGTTCGGTGAAGGAACGCAAAGTTGATGTGCGGGTGATCAGCGCGACCCAATGCAACCTTGAGCAAATGGTCCAGCAGGGCAAGTTTCGCCGCGACCTGTTCTTCCGTTTGCGGATCATCTCGATCAAGGTGCCGCGCCTGCACGCCCGAGGGCAAGACGTGCTGCTGCTGGCCCGGCACTTCCTGGCCATCCACGGCAAACGCTATGGCAAACCGCGCTTGTGCTTCAGCGTCCAGGCCGAAGAGTTGCTGCTCAGCTACACCTGGCCAGGCAACGTGCGCGAGTTGCGCAACATGCTGGAGCAAACCGTGTTGCTGACCCAGAGCGACACCATTGCAGCCCACCAATTGAACATCTGCTTGAACCTGATGGATGAGCCGCTGATGTTGCCGGAGCCGCCGTACAGCGAACCTCGGCCCACCCGCAATGGCGCCGAGTCGATGAACCTGCCGCAAGTGGAGCGCGACAGGATGCGCAAGATGCTCGACAAGACCGACTGGAACGTCACCAAGTCTGCGCGTCTGCTGGGCCTGAGCCGCGACATGCTGCGTTACCGGATTGAAAAGCTCGGTCTTGAGCGCCCGGACAAGCGTCAGTGGTAG
- a CDS encoding LysR family transcriptional regulator, whose amino-acid sequence MNPFEDMRIFCQVMDSGSFTAAADQLGLSKQFVSRRLMQLEERLGVRLLNRSTRRLDVTPLGQSYYESALRLLSEVEQVEQGIAGQTTEPRGTIRLSAPLSFALAHLGCLLPAFLQRYRDVTVEVDLSDRPVDLLGEGYDLALRIGVLEDSTLIARRIASIQRVYCASPAYLAEHGTPAKPEDLLNHDCLPYGHGRQVQWRFEGKGKPLTVNVTGRMRVNNGELLKDAAIAGMGITYLPTFIVGAALKDGRLVPVLEDFRPQPLALSAVYPQHRQGSRPVQAFIEFLRERLDQREEGL is encoded by the coding sequence ATGAACCCGTTCGAAGATATGCGTATTTTTTGCCAGGTGATGGACTCCGGCAGCTTCACCGCCGCAGCCGATCAACTGGGCCTGTCCAAGCAATTCGTCAGCCGCCGATTGATGCAACTGGAGGAGCGCTTGGGCGTTCGCCTGCTCAATCGCTCGACCCGACGGCTGGATGTCACGCCACTGGGCCAGAGTTATTACGAATCAGCGTTACGCCTGCTCAGCGAAGTCGAGCAAGTGGAGCAGGGCATCGCCGGCCAGACCACCGAGCCCCGCGGCACCATTCGGCTGAGCGCGCCGTTGTCGTTTGCATTGGCGCATCTGGGCTGTCTGCTGCCAGCGTTTTTGCAGCGCTATCGCGACGTCACCGTGGAGGTGGACTTGAGCGATCGGCCGGTGGATTTGCTCGGTGAGGGTTACGACCTGGCACTGCGCATCGGCGTGCTGGAAGACTCGACCCTGATTGCCCGGCGCATCGCCTCGATTCAGCGGGTTTACTGCGCCAGCCCGGCTTACTTGGCCGAACACGGCACGCCGGCCAAACCCGAAGACCTGCTCAACCATGACTGCCTGCCGTATGGCCACGGTCGTCAGGTGCAATGGCGGTTTGAAGGGAAGGGCAAGCCGCTGACGGTCAACGTCACCGGGCGGATGCGGGTTAACAATGGTGAGCTGCTCAAGGATGCGGCGATTGCCGGGATGGGAATTACCTATCTGCCGACGTTCATTGTCGGCGCGGCGCTGAAGGATGGACGACTGGTCCCGGTGCTGGAGGATTTTCGGCCGCAGCCGCTGGCGTTGTCGGCGGTGTACCCGCAGCATCGCCAAGGGTCGCGGCCGGTGCAGGCGTTTATCGAGTTCTTGCGTGAGCGGTTGGATCAGCGTGAGGAAGGGTTATAG
- a CDS encoding DoxX family protein — MNAAEWDEWARDLGLLFLRVSGGLFLLWVHGLPKLLDYSAQLQQIEDPFHLGANLTLILAIFAEVLCPLLIVAGVLVRLACLPILCVLLVALLIVHPQWSLFEGQFGWLLLIVFTSILIAGPGRLALNDRFAGVFRYA, encoded by the coding sequence ATGAACGCAGCGGAATGGGATGAATGGGCTCGGGACCTTGGACTGTTGTTTCTGCGGGTCAGCGGCGGGTTGTTTTTGCTGTGGGTGCATGGCTTGCCGAAGCTGCTGGACTACAGCGCGCAACTGCAACAGATCGAAGATCCGTTCCACCTCGGTGCCAACCTGACGCTGATCCTGGCGATCTTCGCCGAGGTGCTGTGCCCGCTGCTGATCGTCGCCGGGGTGCTGGTGCGTTTGGCGTGCTTGCCTATTCTGTGTGTGCTGCTGGTGGCGCTGTTGATTGTGCATCCGCAATGGAGCCTGTTCGAAGGGCAGTTCGGCTGGCTGCTGTTGATTGTGTTCACCAGCATCCTTATCGCCGGGCCGGGACGGCTGGCGCTCAATGATCGTTTCGCCGGAGTCTTTCGTTATGCCTGA
- a CDS encoding antibiotic biosynthesis monooxygenase, with amino-acid sequence MPDANHADAAKQGFEEVVTLIVKHRVKAGFEAPYEAWLRNIVRIAGQREGHLGVDVVRGKNAGLDTYTCVLRFCSTEAMQLWLDSPQRLELVNEATPMLADGDQTEVNPVNEFWFSPLADAASPPPRWKQAVITLLVILPHTLLVPLIWGPLLKLNAFLSNYVVATFLITVTIVVSVVYLFMPRATRLFAPWLTADTSHSHLPEEPR; translated from the coding sequence ATGCCTGATGCCAACCACGCCGACGCTGCAAAACAGGGTTTCGAGGAAGTCGTGACCCTGATCGTCAAGCACCGGGTCAAGGCCGGTTTCGAGGCGCCTTACGAAGCCTGGCTGCGCAACATCGTGCGCATCGCCGGGCAGCGTGAAGGGCACTTGGGCGTGGACGTGGTGCGCGGCAAGAACGCCGGCCTCGACACCTACACCTGCGTGCTGCGCTTTTGCTCCACCGAAGCGATGCAACTGTGGCTCGACTCGCCGCAACGCCTGGAACTGGTCAACGAAGCCACACCTATGCTGGCTGACGGCGACCAGACCGAGGTCAACCCGGTCAATGAGTTCTGGTTCTCGCCACTGGCCGACGCCGCCTCGCCACCGCCGCGCTGGAAGCAGGCCGTGATCACTTTGCTGGTGATTTTGCCGCACACCTTGCTGGTGCCGCTGATCTGGGGGCCGCTGCTCAAGCTCAACGCCTTCCTGTCCAACTACGTGGTCGCCACTTTCCTGATCACCGTGACCATCGTGGTTTCGGTGGTGTACCTGTTCATGCCTCGGGCGACGCGCCTGTTCGCGCCGTGGCTGACAGCCGACACGTCACATTCCCATCTGCCTGAGGAACCGCGATGA
- a CDS encoding helix-turn-helix domain-containing protein yields the protein MAHVQFNAVRASVTPVQKTTTGGLAPWRENLVKQLILEGLSDSLEVTELAKACALSRSHFSRAFKCSTGLSPQDWIRCQRIERAKQLIRDTDLTLTQISLECGFCDQAHFCHIFTRSEGITPFAWRCQVVRSPVFNRKRSQPSVAPTGLCVHP from the coding sequence ATGGCTCACGTTCAGTTCAACGCCGTCAGGGCGTCCGTCACGCCAGTGCAAAAAACCACCACCGGCGGCCTCGCGCCCTGGCGCGAAAACCTGGTCAAGCAACTGATTCTCGAAGGCCTGAGCGACTCCTTGGAAGTGACCGAACTGGCCAAGGCCTGCGCGCTGTCACGCAGTCATTTTTCCCGGGCGTTCAAGTGCAGCACCGGCCTCTCGCCGCAGGACTGGATTCGCTGCCAGCGGATCGAGCGGGCCAAGCAACTGATCCGCGACACCGACCTGACCCTGACGCAAATCAGCCTGGAATGTGGCTTCTGCGACCAAGCGCACTTCTGCCACATCTTCACCCGCAGCGAAGGCATCACGCCGTTTGCGTGGCGGTGTCAGGTGGTGCGTTCCCCTGTGTTTAACCGCAAAAGATCGCAGCCTTCGGTAGCTCCTACAGGGTTATGCGTACATCCGTAA
- a CDS encoding LysR family transcriptional regulator: protein MNRNDLRRVDMNLLVIFEALMFEKNLTRVAEKLFMGQPAVSAALGRLRDLFDDPLLLRNGRGMEPTARALAILKELQPAMDVISGAVSRAKEFEPASSCDVFRIGLSDDAEFGLFPPLLSQLREEAPGIIVVVRRANYLLMPALLASGEISVGVSYTTDLPANAKRKKLRDIPCKVLRGDNRPGPMTLDEYCERPHAMVSFSGDLSGNIDLDLAKIGRHRRVVLGVPQFSGLRALLAGTEMIATVPDYAACALVEGCALRAEDPPFHIEAAQLSMAWSGVHDNDPAEKWLRSRISQFMSEPLNIQTS from the coding sequence ATGAATCGTAACGACCTGCGCCGCGTCGACATGAACCTGCTGGTGATTTTCGAAGCCCTGATGTTCGAAAAGAACCTGACCCGGGTCGCCGAAAAACTCTTCATGGGCCAACCGGCCGTGAGTGCTGCGCTGGGGCGTTTGCGTGATCTGTTCGACGACCCATTGCTGCTACGCAACGGTCGCGGCATGGAGCCGACGGCGCGGGCGCTGGCGATTCTCAAGGAACTGCAACCGGCGATGGACGTCATCTCCGGGGCGGTCAGCCGCGCCAAGGAATTCGAACCGGCCAGCAGTTGCGACGTGTTTCGCATCGGACTGTCGGACGACGCCGAGTTCGGTCTGTTTCCACCGTTATTGAGTCAGTTGCGGGAAGAGGCCCCAGGCATCATCGTTGTCGTGCGCCGGGCCAACTACCTGCTGATGCCGGCGCTGCTGGCATCCGGGGAAATCTCCGTGGGCGTCAGCTACACCACCGATTTACCGGCCAATGCCAAGCGCAAGAAACTGCGGGACATCCCCTGCAAAGTCCTGCGCGGGGATAATCGGCCTGGCCCAATGACCCTGGACGAATACTGCGAACGGCCGCATGCGATGGTGTCGTTTTCCGGGGACTTGAGCGGCAACATTGACCTCGACCTGGCCAAGATCGGCCGCCACCGCCGCGTGGTGCTGGGCGTGCCGCAGTTCAGCGGTTTGCGCGCATTGCTTGCCGGTACGGAAATGATCGCCACCGTGCCCGATTACGCCGCGTGTGCCTTGGTCGAAGGCTGTGCGTTGCGCGCCGAAGACCCGCCGTTCCACATCGAAGCCGCGCAATTGTCGATGGCCTGGAGCGGCGTGCACGACAACGACCCAGCGGAGAAATGGTTGCGGTCGCGGATCAGTCAGTTCATGTCCGAACCGCTCAATATCCAGACCTCATAA
- a CDS encoding ChbG/HpnK family deacetylase → MPRQVIVNADDFGLSPCENAVILGAFQAGVISSATAMANMPAFEAACVMAQHPLLKDRIGLHFNLTYGRPLSQGILGRSTFCDRQGEFDLNLPRHSLWLNRLDREAVMDELEAQWQRCLDNGVRPSHIDSHQHVHNIWPIGEIVARFAARQGVAVRLARNLGQNLSLPKRVFKGLLNRRLFNLAGATADYVCTPVDLRNAPVPTDGLLEIVAHPTQLGADFGDAYLNPDESLTQVLELRLAGVERVSYAVVSRDFQTGAAALE, encoded by the coding sequence ATGCCTCGCCAAGTCATAGTCAACGCTGACGATTTCGGCCTTAGCCCGTGCGAAAACGCGGTGATCCTCGGTGCGTTTCAGGCTGGGGTCATCAGCTCCGCCACCGCCATGGCCAACATGCCGGCGTTTGAAGCCGCCTGCGTCATGGCCCAACACCCGTTGCTCAAGGACCGGATCGGCCTGCACTTTAACCTGACTTATGGCCGGCCGCTGAGCCAGGGCATTCTCGGACGTTCGACGTTTTGCGACCGCCAGGGCGAGTTCGACCTCAACCTTCCTCGCCACAGCCTGTGGCTCAATCGACTGGACCGCGAAGCGGTGATGGATGAGCTCGAGGCCCAATGGCAACGTTGCCTGGACAATGGCGTGCGGCCCAGCCATATCGACTCTCACCAACATGTGCACAACATCTGGCCCATCGGCGAAATCGTCGCGCGGTTCGCCGCCCGACAAGGGGTGGCCGTACGGTTGGCGCGCAACCTGGGGCAAAACCTGAGCCTGCCCAAACGGGTGTTCAAGGGATTGCTCAATCGGCGTTTATTCAACCTGGCCGGGGCCACGGCGGACTATGTTTGCACCCCGGTAGACCTTCGAAACGCCCCTGTGCCGACCGACGGGCTGCTGGAGATCGTCGCCCATCCAACCCAGCTCGGGGCCGACTTTGGTGACGCGTATCTGAATCCCGACGAGTCGTTGACGCAGGTTTTAGAGCTGCGCCTTGCGGGTGTCGAGCGGGTGTCGTATGCCGTTGTGAGCAGGGATTTCCAGACGGGGGCTGCTGCACTCGAATGA
- a CDS encoding flavodoxin family protein, protein MSDVVVVYHSGYGHTRVMAEAVVLGVERHVGSTCRLISVEDVDTQWEHLHRADAIIFGAPTYMGSASASFKGFMEATAAFYLAQPWRDKLAAGFTNSGCLCGDKLNTLLQMAVFAAQHSMIWVGLDVLPARSSTGLFDGQLNRLGSSLGAMAQSNVEQSPDDAPPPEDRCTAAHLGERVARLAERLHHSPI, encoded by the coding sequence ATGAGCGATGTGGTGGTGGTCTATCACAGTGGCTACGGGCACACCCGAGTCATGGCCGAAGCCGTGGTCCTGGGCGTGGAACGGCATGTGGGCAGCACCTGTCGGCTGATTTCGGTGGAAGACGTGGACACGCAGTGGGAACACTTGCACCGGGCGGACGCGATCATCTTCGGCGCCCCGACCTACATGGGCAGCGCTTCAGCATCCTTCAAAGGCTTCATGGAGGCCACGGCGGCGTTCTACCTGGCCCAGCCCTGGCGCGACAAACTCGCTGCAGGGTTCACCAATTCCGGCTGCCTGTGCGGCGACAAGCTCAACACTTTGCTGCAGATGGCCGTGTTCGCCGCCCAGCATTCGATGATCTGGGTCGGCCTCGACGTGCTGCCGGCGCGCAGCAGCACCGGGCTGTTCGACGGGCAACTCAATCGCCTGGGCAGTTCGCTGGGCGCCATGGCCCAGTCAAATGTCGAACAGTCTCCCGACGACGCACCGCCACCCGAAGACCGTTGCACCGCCGCGCACTTGGGCGAGCGGGTCGCGCGGCTGGCCGAACGTCTGCATCACTCACCGATTTGA
- a CDS encoding class I SAM-dependent methyltransferase, with protein MDLPTKQQAIASNRDAWNDSARHHKDNPDWQTLFDAVSQRDFCCIDDTLRGVLEQVGVDGKDVVQLGCNNGRESLSLFALGARSVVGIDQSAAFLEQARELASRSPHDAEFIEADIHHLPVELQRRFDVALITIGVLNWMPDIAEFFRHVAQTLRPGGALVIYETHPFLEMLDPEAADPYRLDSSYFRSEPFVQHQPIVYEGKVEQSAAPSYWFVHTLGAIFTGAIDAGLQISHFKEYPHSNREELYDRYERQVAQLPLCFTWVAVKR; from the coding sequence ATGGACCTGCCGACAAAACAACAGGCTATCGCCAGCAACCGCGATGCCTGGAATGACTCTGCCAGGCACCACAAAGACAATCCCGACTGGCAGACGCTGTTTGATGCAGTTAGTCAGCGGGATTTTTGCTGCATCGATGACACCCTGCGCGGTGTGCTGGAGCAGGTCGGTGTTGACGGCAAGGACGTGGTGCAACTGGGCTGTAACAACGGCCGTGAAAGTCTTTCGCTGTTCGCGTTGGGCGCCCGCAGCGTGGTGGGGATCGATCAGTCTGCCGCTTTTCTTGAGCAGGCCCGGGAATTGGCGAGCCGTTCGCCTCATGACGCTGAGTTCATCGAAGCGGACATCCATCATTTGCCTGTCGAGCTTCAGAGGCGTTTCGATGTGGCGCTGATCACCATTGGTGTCTTGAACTGGATGCCGGACATCGCCGAATTCTTCCGGCACGTCGCGCAAACCCTCAGGCCCGGCGGCGCGTTGGTGATCTACGAAACCCACCCATTCCTGGAAATGCTCGACCCCGAGGCCGCCGACCCATATCGTCTCGACAGCTCCTACTTTCGCAGCGAGCCGTTCGTGCAACATCAGCCGATCGTCTACGAAGGCAAAGTCGAACAGTCGGCAGCGCCGTCCTACTGGTTCGTCCATACCCTCGGCGCGATCTTCACCGGCGCCATCGACGCCGGATTGCAAATCAGCCACTTCAAGGAATACCCGCACTCCAACCGCGAAGAGCTGTATGACCGGTATGAACGGCAGGTGGCGCAGTTGCCGTTGTGTTTTACGTGGGTGGCGGTGAAACGCTGA
- a CDS encoding N-acetyltransferase → MSVIGKLRERIRQKGLGSLFKAFWKRYVFFHWELLWMERDLVSPVPPHKLRPYSGLRQVTITADNATAFGKYFGDRVGTMAELATEGHTGHMHLDEEGNAVAFIWGSMRDYHDRHYFGCWFPVKPGEFFEFGGEMARPYFGTSLSVDVQVNLWEAMQAQGCNKVVDVCDTRNIPAMKLHIRMGYQEQGRVTHVYGLFGGRWRFYRETRYQGSRLDALRKPERPVAAEATAQA, encoded by the coding sequence ATGAGCGTTATCGGCAAGCTTCGCGAACGAATCAGACAAAAAGGCCTGGGCAGCCTCTTCAAGGCATTCTGGAAGCGCTACGTGTTCTTCCATTGGGAACTGTTGTGGATGGAACGCGATCTGGTCAGCCCGGTACCGCCGCACAAATTGCGACCCTATTCCGGCTTGCGTCAGGTAACCATTACCGCGGACAACGCCACGGCCTTCGGCAAATACTTCGGTGATCGCGTCGGGACCATGGCCGAACTCGCCACCGAGGGCCACACCGGGCACATGCACCTGGACGAAGAAGGCAACGCCGTCGCCTTCATCTGGGGCAGCATGCGGGATTACCACGACCGCCACTACTTCGGCTGCTGGTTCCCGGTCAAACCCGGTGAGTTCTTCGAGTTCGGCGGTGAAATGGCCCGCCCCTACTTCGGCACCAGTCTGTCGGTGGATGTGCAGGTCAACCTTTGGGAAGCGATGCAGGCCCAGGGCTGCAACAAGGTGGTGGACGTCTGTGACACCCGCAATATCCCGGCCATGAAACTGCACATCCGCATGGGCTACCAGGAGCAAGGCCGGGTCACCCATGTCTATGGCCTGTTCGGCGGCCGCTGGCGCTTCTACCGCGAAACCCGCTACCAAGGCTCACGCCTCGACGCGTTGCGCAAACCGGAACGGCCAGTAGCGGCGGAGGCGACGGCGCAGGCTTGA